One Deinococcus psychrotolerans genomic window carries:
- a CDS encoding glycoside hydrolase family 76 protein gives MAQQMLSTQFWNPAQRIMNQYAPCDDGTCNAPYVYWWHAHTIDVLVDGLIRTNDPRYTQRIGEAFEGARTLNGGTLLHNWYDDMQWMALALLRAYEATGENRYLEGAQELWSDIQGGWNDHCGGGIAWKKDQLDYKNTPANAPAAILAARLYKVLGRAADLDWARRIYTWNKTHLVDIATGFVWDGMNRLGDGRLEDEWHFTYNQGAYLGAGLALFEATGEQTYLQDALRTADAALIRLIDAASGLLPYEGDGDGGLFKGIFVRYLALLVQVVPRPDLVAILQHNADVLWKAGRDLDTDLMGLSWDERPQDRVSLSGQQSGLMLLEALATLERQSLLS, from the coding sequence ATGGCTCAGCAGATGCTCTCCACCCAGTTCTGGAACCCGGCGCAACGGATCATGAATCAATACGCACCCTGCGACGACGGCACCTGCAACGCCCCTTACGTCTACTGGTGGCATGCCCATACCATTGACGTTCTGGTCGATGGCCTGATCCGCACCAACGACCCCCGTTACACCCAACGGATCGGAGAAGCGTTTGAAGGAGCGCGTACCCTCAACGGCGGCACCCTCCTACACAACTGGTACGACGATATGCAGTGGATGGCGCTGGCTCTGCTGCGGGCTTACGAAGCCACGGGTGAAAATCGATACCTGGAAGGAGCACAGGAGTTGTGGTCCGACATACAGGGTGGTTGGAATGATCACTGCGGCGGCGGCATCGCCTGGAAAAAGGATCAGTTGGATTACAAGAACACGCCAGCCAATGCCCCGGCAGCGATTTTGGCGGCCCGGCTCTATAAGGTGCTGGGCCGCGCGGCAGACCTCGACTGGGCGAGGCGCATCTATACCTGGAATAAAACGCATTTAGTTGATATTGCAACAGGCTTCGTCTGGGACGGCATGAACCGCTTGGGCGACGGTCGACTCGAAGATGAATGGCATTTCACCTATAACCAGGGTGCCTATCTAGGCGCAGGACTGGCGCTGTTTGAGGCCACGGGTGAGCAGACGTACCTGCAAGATGCGCTCCGCACGGCAGACGCGGCCCTCATCCGCCTGATTGATGCAGCCAGCGGCCTGCTGCCTTACGAGGGTGATGGCGACGGGGGCCTGTTCAAAGGTATCTTCGTGCGCTACCTCGCTCTTCTGGTGCAGGTCGTCCCCCGCCCGGATCTGGTTGCAATCTTGCAGCACAATGCGGACGTGCTCTGGAAGGCTGGGCGAGACTTAGACACCGATCTGATGGGTCTGTCCTGGGACGAGCGTCCTCAGGATCGTGTGTCGTTGAGTGGACAGCAAAGTGGTCTCATGCTGCTCGAAGCTCTAGCTACGCTGGAGCGCCAGAGCCTACTGTCTTAA
- a CDS encoding glycoside hydrolase family 125 protein codes for MMYTSIHHLQAEMQARLCDRPDLAQTFAHCFPNTLETTVRLLDDGTSFVFTGDIPAMWLRDSSAQVSPYLPLAANDAGLRRLISGLIERQARYLLIDPYANAFNAEPDGSGHSGDRPRKGAWVWERKFELDSLCYPVSLLYRYWQTTNDETIFTTAVRKMLHVVVQVMRTEQRHLEESSYTFERPDPLLPSDTLVNSGRGTPVTYTGMVWSGFRPSDDACTYGYLIPANMFAVVVLGQLTEMARAVLGDAALAESAAALRDEIEQGIQTYGVIQHPAYGQIYAYETDGFGHHLLMDDANVPSLLSIPYLGYRSADDPLYRRTRQFILSADNPYYFSGRHAAGVGSPHTPGGLIWPIALSMQGLTSTEPDERHRLLATLTATTAGTHYMHESFHPDYPTHFTRPWFAWANSLFAEFVLATQGSFAQIGLKTSG; via the coding sequence ATGATGTATACCTCTATTCATCACCTGCAAGCCGAAATGCAAGCTCGCCTTTGCGACCGACCTGATCTTGCCCAGACCTTCGCTCACTGCTTTCCCAATACGTTGGAAACCACGGTTCGCCTGCTGGATGACGGCACCAGTTTCGTGTTTACGGGTGATATCCCGGCCATGTGGCTACGAGATTCCTCAGCACAAGTCAGCCCTTACCTGCCCTTAGCGGCCAATGATGCGGGGCTGCGCCGCTTGATTTCTGGGTTGATTGAACGGCAAGCGAGATATTTGCTGATTGACCCCTATGCTAACGCCTTTAATGCCGAGCCGGACGGCAGTGGTCACTCAGGCGACCGCCCCCGGAAGGGAGCGTGGGTGTGGGAACGGAAGTTTGAACTGGATTCCCTGTGTTATCCAGTGTCGCTGCTGTACCGCTATTGGCAGACTACCAATGATGAAACAATTTTCACTACAGCAGTGCGGAAGATGCTCCACGTGGTGGTACAGGTCATGCGTACCGAACAGCGTCACCTTGAGGAGTCCTCCTACACCTTTGAGCGCCCTGATCCCCTCTTGCCAAGCGACACCCTAGTGAATAGCGGACGCGGCACACCAGTCACTTATACTGGGATGGTGTGGTCAGGCTTTCGCCCCAGTGACGATGCCTGTACGTACGGCTACCTGATTCCAGCCAATATGTTTGCAGTGGTAGTGCTGGGCCAATTGACAGAGATGGCGCGGGCTGTCCTAGGGGACGCTGCCTTGGCAGAATCTGCCGCAGCGCTCCGTGATGAAATAGAACAGGGCATCCAAACGTACGGTGTCATCCAGCATCCTGCGTATGGCCAAATTTACGCCTATGAAACGGATGGATTCGGCCACCACCTGCTGATGGATGACGCCAATGTACCGAGCCTGCTCTCTATTCCGTACCTGGGTTACCGCTCAGCAGATGATCCTCTCTACCGCCGCACCCGGCAATTTATTCTCAGCGCAGACAATCCTTATTATTTTTCGGGCCGACATGCAGCAGGAGTAGGCAGTCCACATACACCGGGCGGACTGATCTGGCCAATTGCGTTGTCCATGCAGGGACTTACCTCGACCGAGCCTGACGAGCGACACCGCTTATTAGCCACCTTGACCGCGACTACAGCTGGTACACACTACATGCACGAAAGCTTTCATCCCGACTATCCGACCCATTTCACCCGACCTTGGTTCGCGTGGGCCAACAGCTTGTTTGCAGAGTTTGTGCTGGCGACTCAAGGATCATTCGCCCAAATCGGGCTGAAGACCTCTGGATAA
- a CDS encoding phytanoyl-CoA dioxygenase family protein: protein MTNILSQLQSYGQVLSSAPHRLAPLHASDPFSPMDELQRHYQDAGYLWLKQLLPRDEVFAFRHHFFSAMQDTGLLKPGSDPVDGLFSDEEQTQRSHKRLMELVRTAAYEAFCLHPNLYRFMDCFLGGMSYLHKRKIIRFTRPGEPNGTPAHYDLIYLRGGTDRVVTAWIPIGDIPAHMGGLVYLEGSDRVGRQMEADFSAMNAALSPEERISAYNRNMTKGGWVSKDLPDMAERFSSRWLYADYESGDVMLHSPYMIHAATANTDPCRLRLSTDIRYQNVSDEIDARWTQHWTLDDML from the coding sequence ATGACGAACATTCTCTCGCAGTTGCAGAGTTATGGGCAGGTCCTGAGTTCGGCTCCCCACCGACTGGCCCCACTCCACGCGAGTGATCCATTCAGCCCGATGGATGAACTGCAACGCCACTATCAAGACGCTGGCTACCTGTGGCTCAAGCAACTCCTGCCCCGCGATGAGGTCTTCGCGTTCCGCCACCACTTCTTCAGCGCCATGCAGGACACCGGTCTGCTGAAACCCGGCTCTGATCCCGTGGACGGCCTGTTCTCGGACGAGGAGCAGACACAGCGCTCGCACAAGCGGCTCATGGAACTCGTCCGGACCGCGGCTTACGAAGCGTTTTGTCTTCATCCTAACCTCTACCGCTTCATGGACTGCTTTCTCGGTGGCATGTCGTATTTGCACAAGCGAAAAATCATCCGTTTCACCCGCCCGGGAGAGCCGAACGGAACCCCTGCCCACTATGACCTGATCTATCTGCGCGGCGGGACCGACCGGGTCGTCACTGCCTGGATTCCCATCGGGGATATTCCGGCTCACATGGGCGGTCTGGTGTATCTGGAAGGCTCAGACCGAGTGGGTCGCCAGATGGAAGCAGATTTTTCTGCCATGAATGCTGCGCTCTCACCAGAAGAGCGGATCAGCGCCTACAACCGCAACATGACAAAAGGTGGCTGGGTCAGTAAGGACCTGCCGGACATGGCCGAGCGCTTTAGCAGCCGCTGGTTGTACGCTGATTACGAATCGGGCGATGTGATGCTCCACAGCCCCTACATGATTCACGCGGCAACAGCCAACACCGATCCCTGTCGTCTGCGGTTGTCCACCGATATCCGCTATCAGAATGTCAGTGACGAGATTGATGCTCGCTGGACTCAGCACTGGACTTTAGATGATATGTTGTGA
- a CDS encoding transposase: protein MTLWLVLPGRHNFTNLARYGPISDRTHRSWAQKPVPWVQLNSTLVLQAQDQQTLRCGGILGVDAVFIPKYGNHTPDLASYWSGCQGQSVRGLEGTCVTWIDPATHQPIPLSITQTPATLPVGQSRVDFYATVTLNTIAQLPDQLKKQVQAVVGDAYYAKLNFVARVVDEGQLPFIGKMRKDANLKHLFTGPRTGKPGRPRQYDGKVSLCDFSRWDAIPWADESMVYTVVAYSVSLKRQVRVVTVVWPGSSSRRMEVLFSTSTTMTAATIIALYRARFSMEFPFRDAKQFAGLSGCQSRQVEALHSHWNMALMAVSATRLSQLKHQRASPLVFSMEDEKRRAYNAFFAERILSILTQEQTEQKCEDLLADLLSLGVKAA, encoded by the coding sequence TTGACCCTCTGGCTGGTCCTTCCGGGGCGGCACAACTTCACCAATCTGGCCCGGTACGGTCCGATCTCGGACCGTACCCACCGATCATGGGCCCAGAAACCCGTGCCGTGGGTGCAGTTGAACAGCACGCTGGTCTTGCAAGCGCAAGACCAACAGACCCTGAGATGCGGCGGCATTCTGGGCGTCGACGCCGTGTTCATCCCGAAGTATGGGAATCACACCCCTGATCTCGCCTCGTACTGGTCCGGGTGTCAGGGCCAGTCGGTGCGGGGTCTAGAAGGCACCTGCGTCACCTGGATTGATCCTGCCACCCATCAACCCATTCCGCTGTCCATCACGCAAACCCCCGCAACGCTGCCTGTCGGTCAGAGCCGGGTCGACTTTTACGCCACCGTCACCCTCAACACCATCGCGCAGCTCCCTGACCAGCTCAAGAAGCAGGTCCAGGCGGTCGTGGGAGACGCGTACTACGCCAAACTGAACTTCGTTGCTCGCGTGGTGGACGAAGGGCAATTGCCCTTCATCGGCAAGATGCGCAAGGACGCCAACCTCAAGCACCTCTTCACGGGACCCCGGACCGGCAAGCCGGGTCGACCTCGGCAGTACGATGGCAAGGTCAGTCTCTGCGACTTCTCCCGCTGGGACGCGATCCCCTGGGCGGACGAGTCCATGGTGTATACCGTGGTCGCTTACTCGGTCAGTTTGAAACGTCAGGTCCGGGTCGTCACCGTGGTCTGGCCAGGGTCAAGCTCACGCCGGATGGAGGTGCTGTTCAGCACCTCCACCACCATGACAGCAGCGACGATCATCGCCCTCTACCGTGCGCGGTTCTCGATGGAGTTCCCGTTCCGAGATGCGAAGCAGTTTGCTGGGCTCAGCGGCTGTCAGTCGCGGCAGGTAGAAGCCCTGCATTCCCACTGGAATATGGCCTTGATGGCGGTCTCGGCAACTCGGTTGAGTCAGTTGAAACACCAGCGGGCCAGCCCGCTGGTGTTCAGCATGGAAGACGAGAAACGCCGCGCCTACAACGCGTTTTTCGCGGAGAGAATTTTGAGCATCTTGACGCAGGAGCAGACAGAGCAGAAATGCGAAGATCTGCTCGCCGACCTGCTCTCACTCGGCGTCAAGGCTGCCTGA
- a CDS encoding response regulator gives MRRPLQVVLIDDNPAEILLAEESFAAFDHPTTLTGYLTGMSAIEAMQQPDAVLPDVILLDINMPEMTGFEVLNLLKADARLRLIPVVMLATSGEAHDVSAAYALYASSYMMKVPSFAAFVEQMDVFIRYWMTVRVVQRFL, from the coding sequence ATGCGTAGGCCCTTACAGGTTGTATTGATCGACGATAACCCTGCAGAAATCTTGCTCGCAGAGGAAAGCTTTGCCGCCTTTGATCATCCTACGACCCTCACCGGGTACTTGACTGGGATGAGCGCTATAGAAGCGATGCAGCAACCCGACGCAGTCCTGCCGGATGTGATCCTGCTCGACATCAACATGCCCGAGATGACCGGCTTTGAGGTCCTGAACCTGCTGAAAGCCGATGCCAGGCTTCGCCTCATCCCGGTCGTCATGTTGGCCACCTCTGGAGAAGCACACGATGTCTCAGCAGCGTATGCCTTATATGCGAGTTCGTACATGATGAAGGTGCCCAGTTTTGCAGCGTTCGTCGAGCAGATGGACGTCTTCATCCGCTACTGGATGACTGTCCGCGTGGTTCAGCGCTTTCTATGA
- a CDS encoding diguanylate cyclase domain-containing protein — MKPALPSIPYTAYLDPKDETSWLRLLAFALDSATNGIVISLNTPELPIVYCNAAFRQLTGYSNEEILGHNCRFLQGEDTDPKARAQMRTAFAAGEPVDLVILNYKKDGTPFWNALNIGPLRHEEGQVTHFIGVQTDVTERVQTQRQLEAQVLTDALTGLPNRAHFMRELERAATDPVAQGKFAVGFIDLDGFKNINDTLGHDAGDALLIQVGQRLKRAVRGMDIVARLAGDEFVMLLPGVESDEALAIVAQRALEVFQSAYALQGGPVLMGASLGFVRHTPDETSTALLARADQLMYNAKRGGKNKVVID; from the coding sequence ATGAAGCCTGCGCTTCCATCCATTCCGTACACGGCTTACCTTGATCCCAAGGACGAAACGTCCTGGCTGCGCTTGCTTGCCTTTGCGCTGGACAGTGCCACCAACGGCATCGTGATCTCCTTGAACACCCCGGAGTTGCCCATCGTGTACTGCAACGCCGCCTTCAGGCAGCTTACGGGCTACTCGAACGAGGAGATCCTCGGTCACAACTGCCGCTTCCTCCAAGGCGAAGACACCGATCCCAAAGCAAGGGCGCAGATGCGCACGGCGTTCGCCGCAGGCGAGCCCGTTGACCTCGTCATCCTGAACTATAAGAAAGACGGCACGCCGTTCTGGAATGCGCTCAACATCGGCCCCCTGCGGCACGAGGAAGGCCAGGTCACGCACTTCATCGGTGTTCAAACCGACGTGACTGAGCGCGTTCAAACGCAACGTCAACTTGAAGCCCAAGTCCTGACCGACGCGCTGACCGGCTTACCGAACCGGGCGCACTTTATGCGCGAACTTGAACGCGCGGCAACTGACCCAGTTGCCCAGGGAAAGTTCGCGGTGGGGTTCATCGATCTCGACGGCTTCAAGAACATCAACGACACCCTCGGCCACGATGCGGGCGACGCGCTTCTGATCCAGGTCGGCCAGCGACTCAAGCGCGCGGTGCGCGGCATGGACATTGTGGCCCGCCTGGCAGGGGACGAATTTGTGATGCTGCTGCCGGGCGTCGAGAGTGACGAAGCACTCGCGATTGTGGCCCAGCGGGCACTGGAGGTCTTTCAGTCCGCTTACGCCTTGCAGGGCGGGCCAGTCTTAATGGGGGCCAGCCTGGGATTTGTGCGGCATACACCGGATGAGACGTCCACAGCGCTGCTGGCGCGAGCGGACCAATTGATGTACAACGCCAAACGAGGTGGTAAGAACAAGGTGGTCATCGACTGA
- a CDS encoding PadR family transcriptional regulator, translating into MPSSSPDSPDANLLRGHLDLILLSIIQGQPKYGLEISKQAQERTDGYFDLKVGSLYPALHRLEKAGFVRSEFQTAPRSGSPVKVYTLTESGGQELEARRREFKTFTQQLGKLWQLGGI; encoded by the coding sequence ATGCCCAGTTCATCGCCCGACTCACCCGACGCCAATTTGCTGCGCGGCCACCTCGATCTGATCTTGCTCAGCATCATCCAGGGCCAACCCAAATACGGTCTGGAGATTAGCAAGCAGGCGCAGGAGCGCACAGACGGCTACTTTGATCTGAAGGTGGGCAGCCTGTACCCAGCACTGCACCGATTAGAAAAAGCTGGCTTCGTGCGTAGCGAGTTTCAGACTGCCCCACGTAGTGGCAGCCCAGTGAAGGTCTACACCCTGACTGAGAGTGGCGGTCAGGAGTTGGAGGCGCGGCGGCGGGAGTTTAAGACGTTCACACAGCAACTCGGCAAGTTGTGGCAACTGGGAGGCATCTAA
- a CDS encoding permease prefix domain 1-containing protein: MKQTERYLRQATRGLWGRARRDLRTELQGHVNERIQEFRLGGLSLEEAERQTLRELGTPERVSSGMLGVYTFPALGKAGALSLLLATTLMTTVPQSLAQVKGIYGSFQNTGPNSYLDFEQLKAAIERAGGELKGKPDSAVLTVPGAARAHYPLNLFKWSDAVLVQGNKTYFNTGLLVRGLLSSGADLRIVGWENPTLRAGKANIQLETDDQRVARDLYTRTFNWDKTFNTDGIAWSLDLNKTIEKSLNFTGQFKKGNVYALVLPKLTYWTSQGSNNSTQDGYIILSSSVNQAQTGSIAFQVNDLKQPFKLYSSVRNFQVALDPYHTIATAPVAHWDAAHPAPALILELSGHFGDDAYTVVNPSAVHIK, from the coding sequence ATGAAACAGACCGAACGGTATTTGAGACAGGCCACGCGGGGGCTGTGGGGCCGAGCACGGCGCGATCTGCGAACCGAGTTGCAGGGCCACGTTAATGAGCGCATTCAAGAATTTCGGCTGGGTGGCCTGAGCCTGGAGGAAGCTGAACGCCAGACCTTGCGCGAACTCGGCACGCCCGAACGGGTTAGTAGCGGGATGCTGGGCGTGTATACCTTCCCCGCGCTGGGCAAGGCGGGAGCACTGTCACTCCTGCTGGCGACAACGCTAATGACGACGGTGCCGCAAAGCTTGGCACAGGTGAAGGGCATTTACGGCAGTTTCCAAAATACTGGGCCAAACAGTTACTTGGACTTCGAACAGTTGAAGGCAGCCATCGAGAGGGCGGGTGGGGAACTCAAAGGCAAGCCAGACAGCGCTGTTCTCACGGTGCCAGGTGCGGCGCGTGCCCATTACCCGCTCAACTTGTTCAAATGGTCGGACGCAGTGTTAGTGCAGGGGAACAAGACCTATTTCAATACCGGTCTTCTTGTCAGGGGCCTCCTCAGTTCTGGTGCAGATTTACGGATCGTAGGTTGGGAAAATCCCACCTTGAGAGCGGGAAAAGCCAATATTCAATTGGAAACCGACGATCAGCGTGTCGCCAGAGATCTGTACACCAGGACGTTCAACTGGGATAAGACTTTTAACACCGATGGCATCGCATGGAGCCTTGATTTAAATAAAACCATAGAAAAGTCCCTTAATTTCACAGGGCAATTCAAGAAAGGTAATGTGTATGCGCTCGTGCTACCGAAGCTAACCTATTGGACTTCGCAAGGATCGAACAACAGTACGCAAGATGGATATATCATCTTGAGCAGCAGCGTCAACCAAGCTCAAACAGGGAGCATTGCGTTTCAAGTGAATGACTTAAAGCAGCCGTTCAAACTTTATTCCAGCGTCAGGAATTTTCAAGTCGCACTGGACCCATACCACACCATTGCCACTGCACCTGTCGCTCACTGGGATGCTGCCCACCCCGCCCCCGCGCTGATTCTCGAACTCAGCGGGCACTTCGGAGACGACGCCTACACGGTGGTCAATCCCAGCGCGGTCCACATTAAGTAG
- a CDS encoding alpha/beta hydrolase — MQMKQKFSWFVTILLFGSSAPAIKNTPTFTPTACQFGTAMPAIGGRTLVCGVLDVPAHYADPLGPHYALPVGVYRAPAASRMLDPTIILNGGPGQRTASLAPVLTTLAAVLAPHRDLIVFDQRGVGEVRPNLACPEAVLHMSQNFTRTVNQGTEQLTQDIQACFKRSQTQGVQLDSFNSQESADDVAALAQALGATKINLYGGSYGSRLAQEVMRRHPDLLRAIILDGVVTTNVNYLQNRLSTADAALRAHLTYCKSDPACNRAYPQLSERLEALASRLDHHPPQIAVQDVKSNHPLQIPLNTANFGNLLTLFLYSTALTPSLPAFIDTVDKGHYESLPGLFEVLQALGALNTLGMQFAVGCNEVVPYGQPKDQVSTGATRVMTAVFDKALGMYSAACVGFTWARLPATLRQPVDSNVPTLMLSGLFDPVTPPAYAREVAAHLSQAQLVEFVDGAHGQLDLSGSHACANDLMTSFITDPLTRVKPDCASIPRPFTLPYSP; from the coding sequence ATGCAGATGAAACAGAAGTTTTCCTGGTTTGTAACGATCCTGCTGTTTGGGTCTTCTGCCCCAGCCATCAAGAACACGCCTACATTCACGCCCACAGCCTGTCAATTCGGTACGGCAATGCCTGCGATCGGCGGCCGTACGCTGGTCTGCGGTGTGCTTGATGTCCCCGCTCATTACGCTGACCCCTTGGGTCCACATTATGCGTTGCCAGTAGGCGTTTACCGCGCGCCAGCAGCGTCTCGAATGCTTGACCCCACCATCATTCTCAACGGTGGACCGGGCCAGCGTACAGCGTCGCTTGCGCCGGTGTTAACCACCTTGGCCGCTGTCTTGGCACCTCATCGCGATTTGATCGTATTTGACCAGCGTGGGGTAGGAGAGGTGCGCCCAAACTTGGCCTGCCCCGAAGCCGTGCTTCACATGAGTCAGAATTTTACACGTACAGTCAATCAAGGTACTGAGCAGCTTACGCAGGACATCCAGGCCTGTTTTAAGCGTTCCCAAACCCAAGGTGTCCAGCTGGATAGCTTCAACTCCCAAGAAAGTGCCGACGATGTGGCCGCACTCGCCCAGGCACTTGGCGCAACCAAAATCAACCTTTACGGTGGATCCTACGGTTCCCGCTTAGCCCAGGAGGTGATGAGGCGTCATCCTGACCTCCTTCGAGCGATTATTCTCGACGGCGTGGTCACGACCAATGTCAACTATCTTCAAAATCGTCTGAGCACCGCAGACGCTGCATTGCGCGCTCACCTGACGTACTGCAAGAGCGATCCCGCTTGCAACCGTGCCTACCCTCAACTGAGCGAGCGCTTAGAAGCTCTGGCGTCCAGGCTGGACCATCATCCCCCGCAGATTGCTGTACAGGACGTGAAGTCTAACCACCCACTTCAGATTCCGCTGAACACCGCGAACTTCGGTAACCTGCTCACCTTGTTTCTTTACTCAACTGCGCTGACACCCTCCTTGCCGGCATTTATCGACACTGTAGATAAGGGCCATTACGAGTCGCTTCCTGGGTTGTTCGAAGTGCTCCAAGCGCTCGGGGCGCTGAACACCCTAGGAATGCAATTTGCTGTTGGATGTAACGAGGTTGTGCCCTACGGTCAACCTAAGGACCAGGTGTCGACAGGCGCGACTCGCGTCATGACAGCAGTGTTTGACAAGGCCCTTGGGATGTACTCGGCCGCCTGCGTAGGCTTCACATGGGCCCGTCTGCCGGCAACGTTGCGCCAACCTGTAGATAGCAACGTACCGACCCTGATGTTATCGGGCCTGTTCGATCCAGTAACACCTCCAGCTTATGCACGAGAGGTCGCTGCTCACCTCTCGCAGGCACAACTTGTGGAATTTGTAGATGGTGCTCACGGACAACTTGACTTGAGCGGGTCCCACGCCTGTGCCAATGACCTGATGACATCGTTTATCACCGACCCCCTGACTCGTGTCAAGCCTGACTGTGCCTCCATACCACGGCCGTTCACGCTTCCTTACAGTCCGTAA
- a CDS encoding IS3 family transposase (programmed frameshift): MTNRRIHTADFKRDAVQLARTNGNVSSTARDLSVSVSLIRKWMSAEQEVGHAAFPGHGQQLLTADQQEIRRLRKEVEVLRQEREILKKANGLLCQRNYVLRFRFIHDYRSQYRLDIMCRVLEVSVSGYHSWRRRPISNQQQQDALLKQRIHDVYHHRKARYGAPRIHAELKAEGLSVSKKRIARLMRIGGLRAKGKHRSVRTTNRNHSDPVCPNLLDRQFNVQQPNQIWAADLTYIPTKEGWLYLAVTLDLFSRTVVGYAMDAYMPATLPVAALHMAVQRRNPPPGLLHHSDQGSQYTSHLFQSALAQIQAKCSMSRKGECWDNAVVESFFSSLKRELFEETIFETRAVARQAIFEFIEVFYNRQRRHSSLGYLTPADFERQATAA; the protein is encoded by the exons ATGACAAACCGCAGAATCCATACCGCTGACTTCAAACGAGACGCCGTGCAGCTTGCCCGAACGAACGGCAACGTCTCCAGTACCGCCCGCGACCTGAGCGTCAGTGTTTCGCTCATCCGTAAATGGATGAGCGCTGAGCAAGAGGTTGGCCATGCCGCATTCCCCGGTCATGGTCAGCAACTACTGACCGCCGACCAACAAGAGATTCGCAGGCTCCGCAAGGAAGTTGAAGTCCTGCGCCAAGAACGTGAAATCCTGAAAAAAGCGA ACGGCCTTCTTTGCCAAAGAAACTACGTACTGAGATTCCGCTTCATTCATGACTACCGATCCCAGTACCGCTTGGACATCATGTGTCGGGTGCTGGAGGTTTCAGTGAGCGGCTACCACAGTTGGCGAAGAAGGCCCATCTCCAATCAGCAGCAACAGGACGCGCTGCTGAAGCAGCGCATCCACGATGTCTACCACCACCGCAAGGCACGCTACGGTGCCCCACGGATTCATGCGGAGCTGAAAGCCGAAGGATTGTCGGTCTCCAAGAAGAGGATTGCCCGTTTGATGCGTATTGGTGGGCTGCGAGCTAAAGGAAAGCACCGCTCAGTACGCACGACCAACCGTAATCACAGCGATCCAGTCTGCCCAAACCTGCTTGATCGCCAGTTCAACGTCCAGCAGCCCAACCAGATCTGGGCCGCCGATTTGACCTACATTCCCACGAAAGAAGGCTGGCTCTACTTGGCTGTCACCCTCGATCTGTTTTCCCGAACGGTAGTGGGGTATGCAATGGATGCGTACATGCCTGCAACGCTGCCAGTGGCAGCGTTGCACATGGCTGTCCAGCGCCGAAATCCACCACCAGGTTTGCTGCATCACAGCGACCAAGGAAGTCAGTATACGAGCCATCTGTTTCAATCTGCACTCGCACAGATTCAGGCGAAGTGCAGTATGAGCCGCAAAGGGGAATGCTGGGATAACGCCGTTGTGGAGAGCTTTTTCAGCTCCCTGAAACGGGAGCTGTTCGAGGAGACGATCTTCGAGACCCGAGCAGTTGCCAGACAAGCCATTTTCGAGTTCATTGAGGTCTTTTATAACCGTCAGCGCCGCCACTCGTCTCTAGGCTACTTGACACCCGCTGACTTCGAACGCCAAGCTACAGCCGCTTAA